In the Corynebacterium gerontici genome, one interval contains:
- the uhpT gene encoding hexose-6-phosphate:phosphate antiporter yields the protein MTPFFSLQRPPHSGLSLDEQRRRWLGQFLKSFFVVFVVYLCMYLVRNNFKAAQPLLKEQYGLSTLELGYIGLAFSITYGIGKTLLGYLIDGRNTKKIISFLLVLASLTVLGLGITLSVFGSHVGIFVALWGLNGLFQSAGGPGSYSTITSWTPREQRGRYLGFWNASHNIGGALAGVIALWGANMFFGGNVIGMFVFPALIGIAIGVAGMFIGKNDSQELGWNTSEEIFGEPVEVRNVASADMSKFAIFKKYIMLNPWIWLLCVANVFTYIIRIGIDNWAPLYVTETLNFSTEAAVNTIFFFEIGAFFASMSWGYISDLAGGRRALVAVIAMLGLFLAIGFYQSAESTLQVNSSLFILGALIFGPQLLIGISLVGFVPKKAISVANGMTGTFGYLFGDSIAKVGLAMVADPERDGLEIFGHLLHGWGAMFTVLYASLVIGIAIMVIVALGEERQIRRLRADDELARTATPH from the coding sequence ATGACCCCCTTCTTTTCCCTTCAGCGACCCCCACACTCGGGTTTGAGTCTGGATGAACAACGGCGCCGATGGCTAGGGCAGTTTCTCAAGTCCTTCTTTGTTGTATTCGTGGTCTATCTGTGCATGTATCTTGTACGCAACAACTTCAAGGCCGCGCAGCCCCTACTCAAAGAACAATATGGACTGAGCACACTAGAACTTGGCTACATCGGACTGGCTTTCTCAATCACCTACGGCATCGGTAAAACGCTCCTGGGCTACCTGATCGACGGTAGAAACACCAAGAAAATCATCTCCTTTTTGCTGGTGCTCGCGTCGCTTACTGTTCTTGGCCTGGGCATCACGCTGAGCGTTTTCGGATCGCATGTGGGCATATTCGTAGCGCTCTGGGGCCTCAACGGTCTATTCCAATCTGCAGGCGGCCCGGGTTCCTACTCCACGATTACCTCTTGGACCCCTCGTGAACAGCGCGGCCGCTACCTCGGATTCTGGAATGCCTCACATAACATCGGCGGAGCGCTCGCAGGCGTCATCGCACTCTGGGGTGCGAACATGTTCTTCGGCGGCAACGTTATTGGCATGTTCGTATTTCCAGCGCTCATCGGTATCGCCATCGGCGTAGCAGGCATGTTCATCGGAAAGAACGATTCCCAAGAGCTCGGTTGGAACACTTCAGAGGAAATCTTTGGTGAGCCCGTCGAGGTACGCAACGTTGCGTCGGCGGATATGAGCAAGTTCGCCATTTTCAAGAAATACATCATGCTCAACCCGTGGATCTGGCTGCTGTGCGTTGCCAATGTCTTTACCTACATCATCCGAATCGGCATCGATAACTGGGCGCCTCTCTACGTCACAGAAACCCTCAACTTCAGCACCGAAGCCGCAGTCAATACCATCTTCTTCTTCGAGATCGGCGCCTTCTTCGCCTCCATGAGCTGGGGATACATCTCCGATCTAGCTGGTGGTCGCCGTGCACTCGTCGCAGTCATCGCGATGCTGGGACTGTTCCTAGCCATCGGGTTCTATCAGTCCGCCGAATCAACTCTGCAAGTGAACTCATCACTATTCATCCTTGGCGCATTGATTTTTGGTCCGCAGCTTCTCATCGGTATTTCGCTAGTGGGCTTCGTGCCCAAGAAAGCGATCTCGGTAGCCAACGGCATGACCGGCACCTTTGGCTACCTCTTTGGTGATTCGATTGCCAAGGTTGGCCTTGCAATGGTGGCGGATCCCGAGCGTGACGGGCTCGAAATCTTCGGCCATCTCCTCCACGGATGGGGCGCAATGTTCACCGTGCTCTACGCCTCTCTGGTAATCGGCATCGCCATCATGGTGATCGTCGCACTGGGTGAGGAACGCCAGATTCGCCGGCTCCGGGCAGACGACGAACTCGCGCGCACAGCCACCCCGCACTAA
- a CDS encoding GyrI-like domain-containing protein, with amino-acid sequence MENPLLAGSFLLFDATLFTMPVEIFEHAPFTFVGPRERITFEGIRDYYHRAFSAAYGAINAAGAQPAGAAIGFYFQPPGTEFDLAAAFPVADARNVDPALVHHFPGARVAKTVHQGSYDGLPQAWERFVADLTQRGETPGNMSWEEYVTMPQPGGDPEALITHLFCTLS; translated from the coding sequence ATGGAGAACCCGCTTCTGGCGGGTTCTTTTTTGCTTTTCGACGCTACGCTGTTCACCATGCCCGTTGAAATATTTGAGCACGCCCCTTTTACCTTCGTGGGACCCCGCGAGCGCATCACCTTTGAAGGCATCCGTGACTACTACCATCGCGCCTTCAGCGCCGCGTATGGCGCCATCAACGCCGCGGGAGCTCAGCCCGCAGGTGCGGCCATCGGATTCTACTTCCAACCGCCGGGCACGGAGTTCGATCTGGCAGCGGCGTTCCCAGTAGCAGATGCCCGGAATGTCGACCCGGCCCTCGTGCACCACTTCCCCGGCGCTCGGGTGGCGAAGACCGTACACCAAGGCTCCTATGATGGCTTGCCCCAGGCGTGGGAGCGGTTTGTAGCCGACCTAACTCAACGCGGCGAGACGCCGGGCAATATGTCATGGGAAGAATACGTGACCATGCCCCAGCCCGGCGGTGATCCTGAGGCGTTAATCACGCATCTATTTTGCACGCTGAGCTAG
- a CDS encoding acetyl/propionyl/methylcrotonyl-CoA carboxylase subunit alpha, producing MSVENRKITKVLVANRGEIAIRVIRAARDAGIASVAVYAEPDADAPFVAMADEAFALGGQTSAESYLVFDKILDAAKKSGADAIHPGYGFLSENGDFAEAVIDAGLIWIGPSPQSIRDLGDKVTARSIALRAEAPMAPGTKDPVKDADEVVAFAEEHGLPIAIKAAFGGGGRGMKVAYKMEEVADLYESATREAVAAFGRGECFVERYLDKARHVECQVVADMHGNVVVAGTRDCSLQRRFQKLVEEAPAPFLTDDQRKELHESAKRICKEAGYYGAGTVEYLVSSDGLISFLEVNTRLQVEHPVTEATTGLDLVREQFRIAEGKELHLKEDPKPRGHAFEFRINGEDAGSNFMPAPGKITKYIEPSGPGVRMDSGIVEGSVIGGQFDSMLAKLIVFGETREEALERSRRALSEYVIEGMPTVLPFHAHIVENPAFVGDGEKFDVYTKWIEEEWENPIEPYVDPEDVDEEESVPSQKVVVEIDGRRVEVALPGDLALGGGNGAAKKKAKKRRSGGSKAAVSGDAVAAPMQGTVIKVNVEEGAEVNEGDTVVVLEAMKMENPVKAHKSGVVADLAVASGEGVTKGQVLLEIKDA from the coding sequence GTGTCTGTGGAGAACCGAAAGATTACAAAGGTCCTCGTCGCTAACCGCGGCGAGATTGCCATCCGCGTGATTCGCGCAGCTCGCGACGCAGGCATTGCAAGCGTCGCTGTTTACGCGGAGCCGGATGCCGATGCACCCTTCGTAGCAATGGCAGATGAGGCTTTCGCACTGGGTGGCCAAACCTCCGCCGAGTCCTACCTCGTGTTTGACAAGATCCTCGACGCCGCAAAGAAGTCCGGCGCGGACGCCATTCACCCCGGCTACGGCTTCCTCTCTGAGAATGGCGATTTCGCCGAGGCCGTCATTGACGCCGGCCTGATCTGGATTGGCCCCTCGCCGCAGTCCATCCGCGACCTAGGCGACAAGGTCACCGCACGTTCCATCGCGCTGCGTGCCGAGGCTCCCATGGCGCCCGGCACCAAGGATCCGGTAAAGGACGCCGACGAGGTTGTGGCCTTTGCCGAGGAGCACGGGCTCCCCATCGCCATTAAGGCAGCCTTCGGCGGCGGCGGCCGTGGCATGAAGGTTGCGTACAAGATGGAAGAGGTGGCCGACCTCTACGAGTCCGCCACGCGCGAGGCCGTTGCCGCTTTCGGCCGCGGCGAGTGTTTCGTGGAACGCTACCTTGACAAGGCTCGCCACGTGGAGTGCCAGGTGGTTGCCGATATGCACGGCAATGTTGTGGTTGCCGGCACCCGCGACTGCTCTTTGCAGCGCCGCTTCCAGAAGCTCGTGGAGGAGGCCCCGGCTCCCTTCCTCACCGACGATCAGCGTAAGGAACTGCACGAGTCAGCAAAGCGCATTTGTAAGGAAGCCGGTTACTACGGTGCTGGCACCGTCGAGTACCTGGTGAGCTCCGACGGTCTTATCTCCTTCCTCGAAGTCAACACACGCCTCCAGGTGGAACACCCCGTCACTGAGGCCACCACCGGCTTGGATCTGGTGCGCGAGCAGTTCCGTATCGCTGAGGGCAAGGAGTTGCACCTTAAGGAGGACCCCAAGCCCCGTGGCCACGCCTTCGAGTTCCGCATTAATGGCGAGGACGCAGGCTCCAACTTCATGCCGGCTCCCGGCAAGATCACCAAGTACATCGAGCCCTCGGGCCCCGGCGTGCGCATGGACTCCGGCATTGTGGAAGGCTCCGTGATCGGCGGCCAGTTCGACTCCATGCTGGCCAAGCTCATCGTCTTCGGCGAGACCCGTGAGGAAGCGCTTGAGCGTTCCCGCCGCGCTCTGTCTGAGTACGTAATCGAAGGCATGCCTACCGTGCTCCCCTTCCACGCACACATCGTGGAGAACCCCGCTTTCGTGGGCGATGGCGAGAAGTTCGACGTTTACACCAAGTGGATCGAGGAAGAATGGGAGAACCCCATCGAGCCTTATGTCGATCCCGAGGACGTGGACGAGGAAGAGTCCGTGCCTTCGCAGAAGGTGGTCGTGGAAATCGACGGCCGCCGCGTCGAGGTGGCACTGCCTGGCGACCTCGCCCTGGGTGGCGGCAACGGCGCAGCGAAGAAGAAGGCCAAGAAGCGTCGTTCCGGTGGCTCGAAGGCTGCGGTGTCCGGCGATGCCGTGGCCGCCCCGATGCAGGGCACCGTGATTAAGGTGAACGTCGAGGAAGGTGCCGAGGTCAACGAGGGCGACACCGTGGTGGTGCTCGAAGCCATGAAGATGGAAAACCCCGTGAAGGCTCATAAGTCCGGCGTAGTAGCTGACCTGGCCGTCGCTTCCGGCGAAGGCGTTACCAAGGGTCAAGTGCTCCTGGAAATCAAGGACGCCTAA
- a CDS encoding sulfurtransferase yields the protein MPLPLDPNPQFEQYAHPERLVSASWLSARLGTPGLRVVESDEDSLLYDIGHIPGAVRIDWAKDLNDPQIRDYIDAEAFSELMSRKGIARDDTVVVYGDKSNWWAAFTLWIFELFGHEDVRILDGGRDAWMAEERDTSFAVPEYGPTAYEVAKREDTPSRIFVQEICERRNDLQLIDVRSAEEYAGLPNREYPSAPVSRFGHIPGARNISWEYSTHANGRFRSIEELKATFADISQDDDIVVYCQVGERAAHSWFVLKYLLGYPTVRSYDGGWVEWGNMVRMPVAIGVEESSS from the coding sequence ATGCCGCTCCCCCTAGATCCAAACCCGCAATTTGAGCAATACGCACACCCTGAGCGTCTCGTTTCCGCATCGTGGCTTTCCGCTCGCCTTGGCACGCCCGGGCTTCGAGTTGTGGAGTCCGATGAAGATTCCCTGCTCTACGACATCGGACACATTCCGGGGGCCGTCCGCATTGACTGGGCAAAGGATCTCAACGACCCGCAAATCCGCGATTACATCGACGCGGAGGCCTTTTCAGAGCTCATGAGTCGCAAGGGTATTGCCCGCGATGACACGGTGGTGGTCTACGGCGATAAGTCCAATTGGTGGGCGGCTTTTACCTTGTGGATTTTCGAGCTTTTCGGGCACGAGGACGTGCGCATTCTCGACGGTGGCCGCGATGCCTGGATGGCTGAGGAACGCGATACGTCTTTCGCCGTGCCGGAGTACGGCCCAACCGCCTACGAGGTTGCCAAGCGGGAAGACACCCCCTCGCGCATCTTCGTCCAAGAAATCTGCGAGCGCCGCAACGACCTGCAGCTTATCGACGTTCGCAGCGCCGAGGAATACGCGGGGCTTCCCAACCGCGAGTACCCTTCTGCTCCTGTGAGCAGGTTTGGCCACATCCCCGGGGCTCGCAACATTTCCTGGGAGTACTCAACCCATGCCAATGGTCGTTTCCGCTCCATTGAAGAACTGAAGGCCACCTTCGCTGACATCTCTCAAGACGACGACATCGTGGTGTACTGCCAGGTTGGCGAACGCGCTGCCCACTCCTGGTTTGTACTGAAGTACCTTCTGGGTTACCCCACGGTCCGCAGCTACGATGGCGGCTGGGTTGAATGGGGCAATATGGTTCGCATGCCAGTGGCTATCGGGGTAGAGGAATCTTCCTCCTAG
- a CDS encoding Cj0069 family protein, with the protein MHKSIVVFEVEGGSDKYFDGHRKDTMPIVDAIKEKGWHSEVVYYRPEWSEALFEYVSKNFDAYISRVNPGNIPGGEKGYFELLTKLSEAGLVGMSTPEEMMAYGAKDALVKLNQTDLVPEDTHAYYEVEEFHKTFPSSLSYGERVLKQNRGSTGSGIWRVQLEDKELAAKVEPGTELPLDTKLKCTEAVDNHTEVRELGEFMDFCDQYIVGDNGMLVDMRFMPRIVEGEIRILLVGPHPVFVVHKKPAAGGDNFSATLFSGAKYTYDKPEAWQDLVDMFADARPVIAEKLGGDNIPLIWTADFMLADAEDGSDTYVLGEINCSCVGFTSELDMGIQEMVAKEAIERVEAKNA; encoded by the coding sequence ATGCACAAGAGCATTGTTGTTTTCGAGGTTGAAGGCGGCTCCGACAAGTACTTCGACGGCCACCGCAAGGACACCATGCCGATTGTCGACGCAATCAAGGAGAAAGGCTGGCACTCCGAGGTTGTGTATTACCGCCCCGAATGGTCCGAGGCGCTGTTCGAGTACGTCTCGAAGAACTTCGACGCTTATATCTCCCGTGTGAATCCCGGCAACATCCCCGGTGGTGAGAAGGGCTACTTCGAACTGCTGACCAAGCTTTCCGAGGCCGGCCTCGTTGGCATGTCCACTCCGGAGGAAATGATGGCCTACGGTGCCAAGGACGCGCTGGTGAAGCTTAACCAGACCGACCTGGTTCCCGAAGACACTCACGCATATTACGAGGTGGAGGAATTTCACAAGACCTTCCCCTCCTCTCTTTCCTACGGTGAGCGCGTGCTGAAGCAAAACCGCGGCTCCACCGGTTCGGGCATCTGGCGTGTGCAGCTCGAGGACAAGGAACTTGCAGCGAAGGTTGAGCCAGGCACGGAGCTGCCGCTGGACACCAAGCTCAAGTGCACTGAGGCTGTAGACAACCACACCGAGGTTCGTGAGCTCGGCGAGTTCATGGACTTCTGCGACCAGTACATCGTTGGCGACAACGGCATGTTGGTGGATATGCGCTTCATGCCACGCATCGTGGAAGGCGAAATCCGTATCCTCCTCGTTGGTCCCCACCCGGTATTCGTGGTGCACAAGAAGCCCGCTGCTGGCGGCGACAACTTCTCCGCAACCCTGTTCTCCGGTGCAAAGTACACCTACGACAAGCCCGAGGCTTGGCAGGACCTTGTGGACATGTTCGCCGACGCCCGCCCGGTTATCGCTGAGAAGCTCGGTGGCGACAACATCCCGCTGATCTGGACCGCCGACTTCATGCTCGCTGACGCAGAAGACGGCTCCGACACTTATGTGCTCGGCGAGATCAACTGCTCCTGCGTCGGCTTCACGTCCGAACTGGACATGGGCATCCAGGAAATGGTGGCCAAGGAAGCAATCGAGCGTGTCGAGGCAAAGAACGCATAA
- a CDS encoding acyltransferase family protein codes for MPEPVKYRHDLDGLRGIAIAFVVIFHVFVGKVSGGVDVFLLLSGYFFLGSQLRYAYNPGALLNPWWPLWRTIRRLVPALIVVLLSTVIAISLLTPELKQSDIGDQLLASLGYFQNWELIWQGQSYGAASASISPLQHLWSMSVQGQFYIMAIVFALLIALLNRKRTHNVRIVAGIPLVIATAASMFYAFTASDSHVNYYSTWSRMWELTLGAVLLLFCSNLRLPTWLRHTIVILGLIMVLSTGLLFDGATQFPGPAALYPLGGAALIILGGNGKGWLGSAPMRYLGRIAYPLYLWHWPMLIVLTAYLNQERPEVWLGIVVIIASLALAHITHIWIEVPFQQHARRPAVGDKRIRQGFRSIFSTTGSLRGLAAIIIATLCSTAFLIPQEWAKEVEALSNYRLDPRVYPGAMALEGARVPQAEPKPDPYLLAETVGLAWTKGCMSWANQNPNELPYDKKPKDCTFGDKDAEVTAYLVGGSHAEQWMAALDTLGKEHHFKVIPFVRQSCPAFVEELDGVFSQSCQQFNSVVMERIAEDQPDFVVSNSTRPLLELNRFIDEVPASYPTFWEYLERLDIPFVGLRDNPWFILPGGKGKKVSQCYDKTGDMIECGKPENEFYAADNPADEYLVNDNQINIDTSQWLCEDGFCPPVIGNIYVYRDGNHLSDDYVRSAAPLLWEAMAPLMKELNLA; via the coding sequence ATGCCAGAACCAGTGAAATACCGCCACGACCTCGACGGTTTGCGTGGTATCGCTATCGCCTTTGTGGTGATATTTCATGTGTTCGTTGGCAAAGTTTCCGGCGGCGTAGACGTCTTTTTGCTGCTCTCTGGCTACTTCTTCCTAGGGTCGCAACTTCGCTACGCCTACAATCCGGGTGCACTGCTCAACCCTTGGTGGCCACTGTGGCGCACGATTCGTCGATTAGTGCCCGCGCTCATCGTGGTGCTGCTGAGCACCGTCATTGCTATCTCCTTGCTCACACCCGAGTTGAAACAATCCGACATCGGGGATCAATTGCTTGCCTCACTGGGCTATTTCCAAAACTGGGAATTGATTTGGCAAGGACAGAGCTACGGGGCGGCTTCGGCGTCGATTAGCCCACTGCAGCATTTGTGGTCCATGTCGGTGCAAGGACAGTTCTACATCATGGCGATCGTGTTTGCGCTGTTGATTGCATTGTTGAACCGCAAGCGCACCCACAATGTCCGCATCGTCGCCGGCATTCCGCTCGTGATCGCCACTGCTGCGTCAATGTTCTATGCCTTCACTGCCAGCGACTCACACGTGAATTACTACTCAACGTGGTCGCGTATGTGGGAACTCACCCTCGGCGCTGTGCTGCTATTGTTCTGCTCGAACTTGCGGTTGCCCACTTGGCTTCGGCATACCATCGTGATTCTCGGGCTCATTATGGTGCTGAGCACCGGCTTGCTTTTCGACGGCGCCACGCAGTTCCCAGGCCCTGCCGCCCTGTATCCGCTCGGCGGTGCCGCTTTGATCATCCTCGGCGGCAATGGCAAGGGGTGGCTCGGGTCGGCACCAATGCGTTACCTCGGTCGAATCGCCTACCCGCTCTACCTGTGGCACTGGCCCATGCTGATCGTCCTCACCGCGTACCTCAATCAGGAACGCCCCGAGGTGTGGCTTGGCATCGTGGTCATCATCGCCTCCCTGGCGCTCGCGCACATCACCCACATCTGGATTGAAGTGCCTTTCCAACAGCACGCGCGGCGACCCGCGGTAGGGGATAAGCGTATCCGCCAAGGTTTCCGCTCCATCTTCAGCACCACGGGATCCTTGCGGGGCCTGGCCGCCATCATCATCGCCACGTTATGTTCCACGGCATTCTTGATTCCGCAGGAATGGGCCAAAGAAGTGGAGGCGCTATCGAACTATCGCCTTGATCCGCGAGTATATCCTGGTGCCATGGCGTTGGAAGGTGCCCGCGTTCCGCAGGCTGAACCGAAGCCAGATCCGTATCTTCTTGCCGAAACCGTTGGGCTTGCCTGGACGAAAGGCTGTATGAGCTGGGCAAATCAAAACCCCAATGAGCTGCCCTATGACAAGAAGCCGAAGGACTGCACTTTCGGCGACAAAGACGCTGAGGTGACCGCCTATCTGGTTGGTGGCTCGCACGCCGAACAGTGGATGGCGGCACTCGATACTTTGGGTAAGGAACACCACTTCAAGGTGATCCCATTCGTGCGGCAGTCCTGCCCCGCGTTTGTGGAGGAACTCGATGGTGTGTTCAGCCAAAGTTGCCAGCAATTCAACTCGGTGGTTATGGAAAGGATCGCGGAGGATCAGCCTGATTTCGTTGTCTCCAATTCCACCCGCCCACTGCTGGAGCTCAACAGGTTCATCGACGAAGTACCCGCTAGCTACCCAACATTCTGGGAATACTTAGAGCGGTTGGATATCCCATTCGTGGGTCTGCGGGACAACCCTTGGTTCATCTTGCCCGGCGGCAAGGGTAAGAAAGTGTCTCAGTGCTATGACAAGACGGGAGACATGATTGAATGCGGCAAGCCAGAAAACGAGTTCTATGCTGCGGACAATCCCGCCGACGAGTATCTGGTGAACGACAATCAAATCAACATCGATACTTCACAGTGGTTGTGCGAGGACGGCTTCTGCCCACCAGTCATCGGCAATATCTACGTCTATCGAGATGGCAACCACCTCTCTGACGATTACGTGCGTTCAGCAGCGCCACTGCTCTGGGAGGCAATGGCGCCACTGATGAAAGAACTCAATCTCGCTTAA
- a CDS encoding DUF2200 family protein, producing the protein MTFGELYPTYLQKIERKGRKESELQEVLAWLFAMPRDELASLNDASLGEIFSTRELNEAADKITGSVCGVKVHLIEDPVMRGIRYADKLVDELAKGKAVEKIKRD; encoded by the coding sequence ATGACATTCGGTGAGCTCTACCCCACCTACCTGCAAAAGATTGAGCGCAAGGGGCGCAAAGAGTCAGAACTGCAAGAGGTGCTGGCCTGGCTCTTTGCCATGCCACGCGACGAGCTTGCCAGCCTCAACGATGCTAGCTTGGGTGAAATTTTTTCTACCCGCGAGCTCAACGAAGCCGCCGACAAGATCACCGGCTCCGTGTGTGGGGTCAAGGTGCACCTCATCGAAGATCCCGTGATGCGTGGGATCCGTTATGCCGACAAGCTTGTCGACGAGCTCGCGAAGGGCAAAGCCGTGGAGAAGATTAAGCGAGATTGA
- a CDS encoding DUF3151 domain-containing protein, producing MTEFNDMLAPPPMHLPEDQPASTDPSMALKHPASPAIWASLAVEAIDHASTDMERVHAYALARTGYHRSLDRLRAAGWKGWGPIPFEHEPNQGVLKSIACLALASKMIGDDAEYERCRQMLSDADPQCVAILLESE from the coding sequence ATGACTGAGTTCAACGATATGCTCGCTCCCCCGCCGATGCATCTACCCGAGGATCAGCCTGCTAGCACCGATCCGTCGATGGCTTTGAAACACCCCGCTTCACCGGCGATCTGGGCGTCGCTGGCTGTTGAGGCAATTGACCATGCGAGTACCGACATGGAGCGCGTGCATGCCTATGCTCTTGCTCGAACGGGCTATCACCGCAGCCTGGATCGCTTGCGGGCCGCCGGCTGGAAGGGCTGGGGGCCGATCCCCTTTGAGCACGAGCCGAACCAGGGCGTGCTCAAAAGCATCGCCTGTCTTGCGTTGGCCTCGAAGATGATTGGCGATGACGCCGAATACGAGCGCTGCCGTCAAATGCTCAGCGATGCCGACCCTCAGTGTGTCGCAATCTTGTTGGAGTCCGAATAG
- a CDS encoding Maf family protein, with protein sequence MRFVLASSSPSRLQILRSAGVEPVIDPAGVDEDAIIATLDRRGAAPGDVVQALARAKAEEVAQRWPADVVLGGDSMLLIEGTLQGKPKTVEATIERWQHQQGKVGELLSGHHLVTPSGTQTFLSTTKVWFAQANDADIRAYATTGEPLQCAGAFTLEAIGGWFIDRIEGDPSSVIGLSLPGLRKALYSLGFEVSEFWNRSLV encoded by the coding sequence ATGCGATTTGTTTTAGCTTCTAGCTCACCGTCTCGCCTACAGATCCTTCGCTCTGCTGGAGTTGAACCAGTGATCGATCCCGCCGGGGTGGATGAGGACGCCATCATTGCGACATTGGATCGTCGCGGAGCTGCCCCCGGGGACGTAGTTCAGGCACTGGCGCGGGCGAAGGCCGAGGAAGTAGCGCAACGCTGGCCTGCAGACGTGGTTTTGGGTGGAGATTCCATGTTGCTTATCGAAGGCACACTGCAGGGAAAGCCCAAGACGGTGGAGGCAACTATCGAACGTTGGCAGCATCAGCAGGGCAAGGTGGGCGAGTTGCTCAGCGGCCATCACCTTGTCACTCCTTCGGGGACTCAGACCTTCCTGAGCACCACAAAGGTTTGGTTTGCTCAGGCCAACGACGCAGACATTCGCGCCTATGCAACAACTGGCGAGCCGCTGCAGTGTGCTGGTGCGTTCACGTTGGAAGCAATCGGTGGGTGGTTTATTGACAGGATCGAAGGCGACCCCTCCAGCGTCATCGGTCTTTCCCTCCCAGGGCTGCGCAAAGCACTGTATTCCCTGGGCTTTGAAGTCAGCGAGTTTTGGAATCGCTCCCTCGTGTAA
- a CDS encoding ribokinase, which yields MPNIAVVGSINADLTVQVDRHPKPGETLLGAGGGVAPGGKGANQAVAAALRGADVHVVGAVGDDSYADPALALLKAAGVHLEEVETVPGSTGLAVITVAADGENSIVVVPGANASVDATFVQRHARTIREADVLLLQGEIPASGIEAAVALSQGRVIINLAPVVKVAPETLLHADPIMANEHEAGLILEQLGRTGDGSPEALARELLRAGFPSAVLTLGAKGALVADQSGLELVQSPRVKAVDTTGAGDAFAGAFCAAVLGGAGLREAAQESVRVAAFSVTGYGAQTSYPQPDQELPQ from the coding sequence GTGCCAAACATCGCCGTCGTTGGTTCCATCAATGCCGATCTCACCGTGCAGGTGGATCGCCATCCAAAACCAGGTGAAACACTGTTGGGGGCCGGTGGCGGCGTCGCACCCGGAGGTAAGGGGGCGAATCAGGCGGTGGCTGCAGCGCTTCGTGGCGCAGACGTTCACGTTGTGGGCGCTGTGGGCGATGACAGCTATGCTGACCCAGCGCTTGCGCTGCTCAAAGCCGCAGGTGTTCATCTAGAGGAGGTAGAGACAGTGCCGGGCAGCACTGGCCTGGCAGTGATCACCGTTGCCGCCGATGGCGAAAACTCAATCGTGGTAGTTCCCGGCGCCAACGCTTCAGTTGATGCCACCTTTGTTCAACGACACGCCCGAACAATCCGCGAGGCTGATGTGTTGCTTTTGCAGGGCGAGATTCCAGCCTCTGGTATCGAAGCTGCCGTCGCATTGTCACAGGGCCGAGTGATCATCAACCTCGCGCCCGTTGTGAAGGTCGCCCCCGAAACCTTGCTGCACGCTGATCCGATCATGGCGAATGAGCACGAGGCTGGCCTGATTCTGGAGCAACTTGGGCGCACGGGCGACGGTTCGCCTGAAGCACTTGCCCGAGAACTGCTGCGCGCTGGCTTCCCTTCCGCAGTCCTCACCCTAGGCGCCAAGGGCGCTTTGGTGGCTGATCAAAGCGGACTGGAGTTGGTGCAATCGCCACGCGTGAAAGCTGTGGACACCACGGGCGCAGGCGATGCCTTTGCGGGCGCGTTTTGCGCGGCCGTGCTTGGTGGAGCCGGCTTGCGAGAGGCGGCTCAGGAGAGCGTGCGCGTTGCAGCGTTCTCGGTCACCGGTTACGGCGCGCAGACCTCTTATCCGCAGCCTGATCAGGAGCTTCCCCAGTAA